In Microbacterium sp. SLBN-146, one genomic interval encodes:
- the frr gene encoding ribosome recycling factor, with product MIADVLAETGARMDRAVEAAKEDFATVRTGRANPQLFQKILVDYYGSPTPLAQLASINNPEARTLIITPYDKSALKAIEQAIRDLPNLGVNPTNDGNIVRITMPELTQERRKEYVKLVRTKGEDHKVHLRGIRRKSKDELDALKSDVGEDELVRAEKELDALTRAHVDAIDDALKRKEAELLEV from the coding sequence GTGATCGCGGACGTCTTGGCTGAAACCGGAGCGCGTATGGATCGCGCCGTCGAGGCAGCGAAGGAGGATTTCGCGACGGTGCGCACGGGCCGTGCGAACCCCCAGCTGTTCCAGAAGATCCTCGTCGACTACTACGGTTCCCCGACTCCGCTCGCTCAGCTGGCTTCGATCAACAACCCGGAAGCACGCACGCTGATCATCACGCCGTACGACAAGTCGGCGCTGAAGGCGATCGAGCAGGCCATCCGTGACCTCCCGAACCTCGGTGTGAATCCGACGAACGACGGCAACATCGTCCGCATCACGATGCCCGAGCTGACGCAGGAGCGTCGCAAGGAGTACGTCAAGCTCGTGCGCACGAAGGGCGAAGACCACAAAGTGCACCTCCGCGGCATCCGTCGCAAGTCCAAGGACGAGCTCGATGCCCTCAAGTCCGACGTGGGCGAAGACGAGCTGGTCCGTGCCGAGAAGGAACTCGATGCACTCACGCGTGCCCACGTCGACGCGATCGACGACGCGCTCAAG